DNA from Amorphoplanes friuliensis DSM 7358:
ATCGCCAGCAGCCCGAGCAGATCGGCGTGCTGCGGCGCCACCCGGTCGACCAGGGTCCCGAAGCCGCCACGGCTCACCCCGAGCACCACGATCCCGAGTGCAAAGACAAAAACACAGAACCCCGGATTTGCTTTCCGTACGAGGGTGGGCACGCCGATTCTGAGCCGTACGGCCAGAGCGAGCGCACCGGCCAGCGCGACCCACGCCGGATGTACCCCGATCGGCGACGCGGCGGCGAAGCCGGCAAGCGTGAGCCCCAGAACGGTCAGGGCGTAACGCGGCGCCCGGACGGCCTCGACGTCCGGCCGGTGCGGCGGCGTCCCGAGGTCGTCGGCGAAGAACCGCCGCAGGATCAGGTACTCGACCCCGATGACGGCCAGCCACGGCAGCGCCATCAGCCCGGCAAAACTGAGGAACGAGAGCCCGGCGGCGGACATCGCCAGCAGGTTCGTCAGGTTGGACACCGGCAGCAGCAGCGACGCGGAGTTCGCCAGGTGGTTGCAGGCGTAGACGTGCGGTTTGGGCCGCACGGCCAGCGCGGACGCCGTCGCGAACACCACCGGTGTCAGCAGCACCACCGTCGCGTCGAGGCTCAGGGCGGCGGTGACCGCGGACGCGATGACAAACACCAGCCCGAGCAGCCGCCGCGGCGACCCCCGGCTCCACCGCGCGGCGACCGACCCGGCAAACCGGAAGACCCCGGCCTCGTCCGCCAGGTACGCGAGCAGCAGCACCGCCGCGAGAAACCCGACCGTGGGTCCCAGACTCGCCAGCTCGTGCAGCGCATCCCGCCACGGCACGAGCCCGGCCACCACGGCGATCAACGCGGCGGGCACAGCACCGACCGCCTCGGGCAAACCACGGGGCCGCACAACGGCAAAGCCCAGCACCGCGACGAGCAGCAGCAACGAGACGGCGGTAGACACGAAACCGCACCCTACGGCCTGTCGAAGCCCCCCGCAGAGTCGCGTAGCGTCGCCATCATGCTTCGTCGATGGACCCTCGCCGGCGCCTTCCTCCTCGCCGGCGCGGCAGCCGCAATCGTCAGCCGCTCACTACCCACTTTTGTGATCTTCGTGGCCCTGGCCGCACTCGCGTCACCACTGGTCTTCCCCCGCTCGACCCCGGCCCCCGCCGACGCCCCCGCGATCATCTACTGGCGCCCGGGCTGCCCCTTCTGCATGCGCCTGCGAGCCACCCTCGGCCGCACCGGCCGCAAAGCCCACTGGATCGACATCTGGAGCGACCCGGACGCCGCAGCGGCCGTCCGGGCAGTCGCGAACGGCAACGAGACGGTCCCGACAGTCATCCTCGCGGGAGTGCCGCACGTGAACCCGGATCCGCTCTGGCTCCGCCGCGAGCTCGCCGCCGCCTGACCCACAGATGCAGCAGGACGAGAGGCACGACGCCGACCGGGTACCAGGCGATGTCGGCCCAGTCGAACTGCATACCGAGCACCAGCCGCGCGGCCAGGCTGCGCTCGGACAGGGCTGCGGGAACGCCGGTGAGCTGAAAGAACTCCACCGCCCAGCAAAACCCGACAGCCACGGCACCGGCGGCCACCGGCTTGAGCCGCGGCCAGATCACAAAAGCCCCGGCGTAGATCATCGAGGCGTAGAGCACGGTCCCGGACCGCTGCTCCACCCACCCGTCACTGACAGCCCGGATCCCCAGCGCCACCGCAAGAATCAGAACAACAAACCCGAGCGCTGCGGCCCGCGCCCTCACCATGCCGCCGATGTTAAGGATCCGCCGCCACCAATACCATCATCGATATGTCACCGGAGGACCTCCGCGGCTGGGACCACTACCCCGCCAAGATCCGATCCCTGCGCATCACGATCGGCGCGTTCCTGCTCGCGTCGGCGACTCTCGCGCTGATGTCCCTCGACGTGCAGGTCCAGCTCCTCGGCGTGCTCGCAGCCACGCTGATCATCGTCTTCTGCATCGCTCTGCTGTCCGCGCTGCCACTCTTCGCGAGGGTGTCCCGCATCAACGCCACCGAGGCCCACGCCCGAGGCGGTCACCAGATCAACGACAGCCTGCCCCTGCTCCGCACCATCGTCACCGACGTCCTGCGGGGCCGTCGCACCTGATGCCGGCCAGCTCGTGCGGCGGGATCGGACCAGGATGACCCTTCTCGCCTTTCTCAGGCCTCGACGACAGAACGCCCGGCCGGCCCTCGCGGGCTGATCGGGCGTTCTGTTTCGTGCTGGCGGTGGTGAAGGGATTTGAACCCTTGGAGGGCTTGCACCCTCACACGCTTTCGAGGCGTGCTCCTTAGGCCGCTCGGACACACCACCGCGAAGTAGATTACCGGACGCCTGGCGGGGCTTGCGGGCGGGTCGGCGTACCGGGCAAAGGTGGAGGTCGTGGGGCCTGGGTGCGGTCCGAATGGCAGGATCCTGGGCATGAGTGTGCACATCGGCGCGCAGCCGGGCGACATCGCCGAGCGGGTTCTGCTTCCTGGGGATCCCATGCGGGCGAAGTGGATCGCCGAGACGTTCCTGACCGATCCGGTCTGTTACACGCAGGTCCGGGGGATGCTGGGGTTCACCGGCACCTGGCAGGGTGTGCGCGTCTCGGTGCAGGGGTCGGGCATGGGGATGCCGTCGGCGTCGATCTACACGCATGAGCTGATCAACGAGTACGGCGTGAAGTCCGTGATCCGGATCGGGTCGTGCGGGGCGATCGCCGAGGAGCTTCAGCTCGGGGATGTCATTGCGGCGATCGGGTCGGCGACGGATTCGAACATGAACCGGGCGCGGTTCGACGGGCTCATCGACTACGCGCCCGTTGCTGACTTCTCGCTGCTGCGGACCGCGGTGGATGTCGCGGAGCGGCGGGGTGTTGCGATGCGGGTGGGGTCGGTGCTGGCCGCTGACGCGTTCTACACGGACCGGCCGGATCTCTTCGACACGCTCGCCGATTACGGCGTGCTCGCGGTCGAGATGGAGTCCGCGGCCATCTACACGATCGCGGCGCGGTTCCGGGCCAAGGCGCTGACGATCCTGACCGTCAGCGACCACATCAAGCGGGGCGACAAGATGGATTCCGCCCAGCGGGAGCAGGGTTTCTCGGACATGGTGCAGATCGGCCTGGACACGGCGATCAGCTAGGGCGGAAGAAGTCCCGCAACAGCGCGGCGCATTCGGTCTCCAGGATGCCCGCGTAGACCTCGGGGCGGTGGTTCAGGCGGCGGTCCCGGACCACGTCCCAGAGGGAGCCCACGGCACCCGTCTTGGGCTCCCAGGCGCCGAAGACGAGCCGGGACACCCGGGCGAGCACCAGGGCGCCGGCGCACATCGTGCACGGCTCCAGGGTCACCACGAGGGTGCAGCCGTCGAGGCGCCAGCTGCCGGTGCGGGCGGCGGCGCGGCGCAGGGCGATGACTTCGGCGTGGGCGGTCGGGTCGCCGGTGAGTTCACGTTCGTTGCCCGCGGCGGCGAGCTCGGTGCCGTCCGCGGCGTAGACGACCGCACCGACCGGCACGTCCTCCGGCGAGGCGGACGCGACGGACAGGGCCCGCCGCATCCACTGCTCGTGCAGGGGGCGGAGCATCAGATCTCGCGCAGCTCTTCCAGCTCGTCGCCGCAGCCGAGTTTCTGGCAGATCTCCGCGGTCACGTCGGCCGGGAGCATGCCCTCGAGACCGCACAGGGTGAGCAGGCGGTGCGAGCTCACGCCGAGGTCGGTCAGGATCTCGACGTCACCGATCGGGTCGGCGTCGGGGTCGGCGGCGGGCCGGTCGTCCTCGTCGTCGTCCGCGGCCGGCCGGGGCGCGGCCAGGTCGTCGATCTCGAGTGCCGGTGTCTCGATGTCGGCGAGCAGCAGCGCGCCGAACCGTGACTCGTCGGCGAACGCCGAGTCGGAACCGAACACCCGCAGATCCTCACCCTCGTCGAGGCGCAGGATGACCAGGTACTGGTCGTCGGCCTCGACGAAGAGCAGCGACAGGTCGGCGTCCGGCTCGGCGTCGCGGAGGCGGTCCACCACCTCGTCGAGATCGGCGGCGCCGGTGAGCTCCAGCTCGGACGCCGTCCAGCCGTTCTTGCCCCGGGCGACGGCGGCAGCGAAAGTCGACACGAATCCCCCCACGGAACTTCTGTTCTCAGCGCCTGACGGTATCCGTTGACGCGGCGCAAGTGCAGCGCCACGCCCCGAAGGAGGTCAAAGCCGCAAGAACTCAGTTCTCCAGGCGGCGGCGGTTCGCGATGAGCTCGCGGAGCCGGGCGCCGCGCAGACGCTGGGGCTGGCTGTGCTCGCGGGCGGACTTCGCATCGGCCAGGGCGGCCAGGAGCTCAAGTCGGCGACGGCGACGATCGGGGTCGAGCCGCTGCGGTACGTGGGCCATGAATCCGAGCGTGCTTTGCCGTTCGGCGTTCGTCAAGGCCAAGTGCTCTCCGCCACCACAGGGGCACACTTCGTCGATGACAACACGGCTCAGAGCTGGACATTCACCACAGCGGCCAGTCGCTTGTCGTGATCCACCGCACAGCCACAAACCCGGTCGCGATCGACAGTCCGATGCCACTCGCGAGGGCGACGCCGGTGGCCACACCGCGGTCGCCGAGCACCGCGAGCACTGTCGCCACGATCCAGGCGGAGATCGCGGCGGCGACCGTCCACCAGGCATAGGTGAGGAGGTCCCGGCCGATGGCCCCGAAGAGGGCGAACCACACCAGGGTCGCGCCCAGGCCCGAGAGCAGCGGGGCGACGGTGATCGGGTTCGGCTCGCGGTAGACCGGCCGCGGCGGCGGCCCCGGTGGCAGACCAGCGGGCAGTTGCGACCGCCCCGGCAGCCAGCCGGCGGGCGGTTGCGCCGTGCCGGGCCAGGACCCGTGCTGTTCCGCCATCTCGCTCTCCATCCGGTACGCGACCCGAGCCACCTCAGCCTATCCAGCCTCGGCGGGTCAGCGCCGATGGATGACTTCTGCCAGGATGGCTCGGTGCTTTCCCTGCGTACCCTCTCGGTCCTGACCGTCGCGGCGTTCTCCCTCGCCGCTTGCGGCACGCCCGGCGACTCGCCGACCGCGGCTGCGACACCGGAGTTCGTGGTGCCGTCGCAGACGGCGGCCGAGCCGGTGCCCAGCACCACCTCCCCGGAGAAGGCTCCGGCGGGCACGGTGACCGCGTCGGCGACACCGAAGAAGTCGACGCCGGCCCAGAAGCCCAAGTCCGCCCCGGTGAGCGTGAAGTACGTGTTCCCGGTGAAGGCGTCGAACGTGGCGTTCCACCCGACGCACTCGAAATATCCGGCGACCGACATCTTCGCCGACTGCGGTAAGCCCGCGGTCGCGACGACCAGCGGCGTGGTGCTCGAGGTGAGCCGCAAGGACGAGTACGTCAAGGGTGCGCCGGACGGCCCGAAGAACGGCGGCCTCTCTGTCTCGATCCTCGGCGACGACGGTGTGCGTTACTACGGCTCGCACCTGAGCAAGATCCAGTCCGGGATCAAGGCGGGTGTCCGGGTCAAGGCGGGCCAGCAGGTCGGCAAGGTCGGCCGCACCGGCAATGCCAACAACGTCTGCCACCTGCACTACGGCATCTCCCCGCCGTGCGCCAAGACCGGCGACTGGAAGGTCCGCCGCGGCGTGGTCTGGCCGGCCACCTACCTGACCTCGTGGCGCAAGAACGGCAACAAGAGCCCGGCCGCCAAGGTCGCGTCCTGGAAAAAGGCCCACAACTGCAAGGCCTGACGACGGGACGGGGCCGCATCCCCCGCCCAAAGGAATGCGGCCCCGCGGTGCGAGGAAAGTCTCAGCTGAACTGCGCGAACCGCTTCTGTGCCTGCCCGTCGATCGTGGTGAAAGCGCCACCGGCGGCGATCGCGCCGAGGCTGGTGCTGACCGCCAGCGCGAGCACACCTTCGACACCGTTGCCGTCGGCGGTCCAGTCGCGCAGGTGGCCGTCGTTGACTGCCAGCGCCGCGAGTTTCACGCGGTCGTCGGCGCCGTCGAGGCAACTGCCCTGCGCGCCCGTCCGGGCCGTGCGGCAGGCCTCGTCGAAGTGCCCTCCGACGTAAACGGTGTCTCCCAGCACGCCGATCGCCTGCGCGTCCCCGTCGAAGGCCGACGACCAGCGTTTGACCCCGGCGAGGCTGTAGGCGTTGGCCGTGCCGCCCTGGCCGCCGCTCGCGGTGTAGACGCCGCCGCTGGTGACCGCGATGGCGAAGGTGATGACCGGCGGTCTGGGCTTGAAGCCCGTGACGATCTTCGCGGCGGTGGGGTCGAGCGCCACCAGACGGTCGTAACCGCTGGTGCCGTTGACCTTGTGGAACTTTCCGCCGGCGTAGACCCGTCCGCCGCCGAAGGTCACTGCTTCGACCTGATCGTCGGCCGTGGGCTTCCACTTGCTGTCCAGCATGCCGGTGGCCAGGTCAAATGCGGCCAGCCGCGTACGCGTGGAGCCGTTGACCCTGGTGATCGATCCACCCAGGTAGAGCCGGCCATTGCCCGCGGTCAGGGCGTAGGGGCGGCCGTCGATCGTGTGCTTGAAGGTGCTGGACAGCGCGCCGCTGCGGGCGTCGAGCCGGGCCAGGCTGTCGCGTTTCTGCCCGCTGACGCTGCCGAAGTCGCCGCCGATGTAGACGGACGAGCCGCTGACCGCCAGCGCCTTGACCCGGCCGTCCGCGGTGGGCGCCCAGGGCAGCAGTTCACCGGTCACGGCGTTGACGGCGGCGAGGCGGGTTCGCTTCACGAGTTTGCCCTTGACGATCGCGGAGGTGAAGTCGCCGCCGATGTAGACCGTCGTGCCGGAGTAGGCGACCGTCAGCACCGTTCCGTTGAATCCCGGCACCGCGTCCGGCGTCTCGGAGGGCGCCGCCTGTGCCGGGGTCGCGAGGACCGCAACCATCGTGGCCACGATCCCGATGACCGTGCCGAATTTGCCCCCGTACGTCATGTGATCAACGTAAACGCCGTGATCATGACGACCTAGTGGCGAAACGGACCAAAAGCGACACGTCCGTACGGCTGATCCCGGTCGGGTGTGCAAGAGTCTCCGGCGTGAAGGTCGCAGTCATCGGTCTCGGTCTCATCGGCGGCTCCCTGCTCCGGGCGCTGGCCGCTCATGGGCACACCGTCACCGGGTACGACCTCGAGGCGGAGACGCGTGAGGCGGCGCGGGCGCTGGCCAAGGCCGCGGATGCACCGCGGGTGGCCGATCCGGAGACGCGGACCATCGCGGTCAAGGGCGCCTGGCACGTGGCCGACTCCGTGGCCGAGGCCGCCGCGGGTGCCGAGGTGGTGGTGCTGGCCGTGCCGTTGCCGGCCCTTCCGGACGTGCTGGCGGAGCTGGAGGGCCACCCAGGACTGATCACCGACGTCACCTCGGTCAAGGGCCCGGTCCGCGACCTGCTGAAGGGCCACCGGTTTGTCGGCGGGCACCCGATGGCGGGCAAGGAGTCGTCGAGTTTCCGCGCCTCCGACCCGTCCCTCTTCGACGGCTGCGCGTGGGTCCTGTGCCTGGAACCCGGGACCACCGACGTGGCCGACTGGCTCAGCCTGGCCGCACTGTTCCTGCCGCTCGGGGTTCGCATCGTGCCGGTCACCGCCGCCGAGCACGACCGTGCGGTGGCCCAGATCAGCCACGTGCCGCACCTGCTCGCGGCCGCGCTGGCCGCCCTGCTGGAGGGCAACCCGCTGGCGGCCACGCTCGGGGCCGGCTCGTTCCGCGACGGCACCCGCGTGGCGGGCACCCGGCCCGAGTTGATCGCGGCGATGTGCGGCGGCAACGCCGATGCCGTGCGCGAGGTGCTGGCCGGGGTCATCGGCGATCTGGAGCGCTACGACAAGGACCTGCACGGGGCGGAGGCGATCACCACGCTCACCGAACGGCTCCGGCCCGCCACCGAGCTGCGGCAGGCCTGGCCGCCCGTACCCGGCTCACCGGTCGAGCTGCCGGTGGACGCTGGGGCGCTGCTGGCGCTGGGCCGGGCTGGCGGCTGGGTCACGGCGGTCGATGGGGACAGCATCAGCGGAATTACGGCCGGGAACTGACCGCAATCTTCCCTAGGCTGGGCGTACAGCTTCAGCAAACAGGGACAGGAGACAGGTCATGCCTGGTCAGGTCGGTGCCATCGCCAACGAGCGGGACGGTCTGCTCGCGTACCTCACCCAGATGCGGTACGTGCTCAGGCTCACGGCGTACGGGCTCAGTCCGGAGCAGCTCCGCGCGGCGCCGACGGCCAGCGAGCTCACGGTCGGCGGACTGATCAAGCACTGCTCGTCGACCGAGGAGGGCTGGATCGACACGGTCCGCCGCGAGCCCCGCGAGGTGGACTACAACGCCTACGCCAAGAACTTCGTGCTCGAGGACGGCGAGACGATCGACGACGTCTTCGCCGACTACGACCGGGTGGCCGCCCGGACGGAGAAGACCATCGCGGAGATCGCCGACCTCGGCCAGGACGTGCCGGTCGACCACTCGATGCCGTGGAACCCGAAGGACCTGGACAACTGGTCGGTGCGCTGGGTACTGCTGCACCTGATCCAGGAGACGGCCCGGCACGCCGGGCACGCCGACATCATCCGCGAGGCCGTCGACGGCGGTACGGCGTACCCGCTGATGGCCGCGGCCGAGGGCTGGCCCGAGTCGCCGTGGATGAAGCCCTGGAAGCCCGCCGTCTAGAGCTTCTCGCCGCGGTCGAGGCGGATCACCCGCTGGTCCGTCACGATCGCGGTGACCAGGTCGTGCGGTGTCACGTCGAAGGCCGGGTTCACCGCGTGCGAATAGCCGGTGATCTCGGCCGCGCCCCGGTCCTCGATCTCGACCGCGTCGCCGTCCGGTGTCTCCAGGTCCACTGTCGACTCGGGGGCGACCACGACAAACGGCAGTCCGGCCCGGCGCGCGCCGAGGGCGTGGGCGTAACTGCCGATCTTGTTGATCACGTCGCCGTTCGCGCAGATCCGGTCGGCGCCCAGGATCACGGCGTCGGCCTCACCCCGGGCCAGCAGGAACGGCCCGGCCGAGTCGACCGCCACGCGGAAGTCGATCCCCGCCTCGCCGAGCTCCCAGGCGGTCAGCCGCGCACCCTGCAGCAGCGGCCGGGTCTCACTGGCGATCACACCCGCGAGCGCGCCCCGGCGGTGCAGCTCGGTGACCACGCCGAGCGCCGTACCCCCGGTCACGGCCGCAAGCCCGCCGGTGTTGCAGTGGGTCAGCAGCCGGGGGCGTTCGCCGCACAGCTCGACCATCAGGTCGGCGCCGAGGATGGCCATCGCGGCCGAGGCCGCGATCTCCTCGTCGCGCACGGCGCACGCCTCGGCCAGCACCGCCTCCGGACCGGCCGGGATCAGGGCCGCGACCCGGCGAGCTCCGCGGGCGAGGTTCACGGCCGTGGGACGGGCGTGTTCCACGGCGTGCACCGCGTCGGCCAGCCCTCGCTCGTCGCCGGTGAACTGCCGGGCGGCCAGCGCCACACCGAACGCGCCGGCCACACCGAGCGCGGGTGCACCCCGGACAGCCAGGGACCGGATCGCCGCGACCAGGTCGGCCACCTCGGTGAGCTTCAGAATCCTCAGCTCACCCGGCAACGCCGTCTGGTCGATGATCTCGATGGCACCGTCAGCCCAGTCGATCGTCCGCATGCGCCGACCTTAATCCGGCACGGCCCGGCAACCTCGTTCCCCGCGGTGCCGGAATCGATCTAGTCTGACGGCATGGCATCCCGTGATCCGGTCGCTGACCTGCGGCGCATCGCCTTCCTGCTGGAACGCGCAAACGAGGCGACGTACCGCGTGAAGGCGTTCCGGTCCGCGGCCGCGACCGTCGCCGCCCTGCCCGCGGCGGAGTTGCGGGAGCGTGTGGAGGCGGGCACCCTGGCCAAGCTCCAGGGTGTCGGCGACGT
Protein-coding regions in this window:
- the deoD gene encoding purine-nucleoside phosphorylase; the protein is MSVHIGAQPGDIAERVLLPGDPMRAKWIAETFLTDPVCYTQVRGMLGFTGTWQGVRVSVQGSGMGMPSASIYTHELINEYGVKSVIRIGSCGAIAEELQLGDVIAAIGSATDSNMNRARFDGLIDYAPVADFSLLRTAVDVAERRGVAMRVGSVLAADAFYTDRPDLFDTLADYGVLAVEMESAAIYTIAARFRAKALTILTVSDHIKRGDKMDSAQREQGFSDMVQIGLDTAIS
- a CDS encoding M23 family metallopeptidase encodes the protein MDDFCQDGSVLSLRTLSVLTVAAFSLAACGTPGDSPTAAATPEFVVPSQTAAEPVPSTTSPEKAPAGTVTASATPKKSTPAQKPKSAPVSVKYVFPVKASNVAFHPTHSKYPATDIFADCGKPAVATTSGVVLEVSRKDEYVKGAPDGPKNGGLSVSILGDDGVRYYGSHLSKIQSGIKAGVRVKAGQQVGKVGRTGNANNVCHLHYGISPPCAKTGDWKVRRGVVWPATYLTSWRKNGNKSPAAKVASWKKAHNCKA
- the tadA gene encoding tRNA adenosine(34) deaminase TadA, with translation MLRPLHEQWMRRALSVASASPEDVPVGAVVYAADGTELAAAGNERELTGDPTAHAEVIALRRAAARTGSWRLDGCTLVVTLEPCTMCAGALVLARVSRLVFGAWEPKTGAVGSLWDVVRDRRLNHRPEVYAGILETECAALLRDFFRPS
- a CDS encoding ArsB/NhaD family transporter, with translation MSTAVSLLLLVAVLGFAVVRPRGLPEAVGAVPAALIAVVAGLVPWRDALHELASLGPTVGFLAAVLLLAYLADEAGVFRFAGSVAARWSRGSPRRLLGLVFVIASAVTAALSLDATVVLLTPVVFATASALAVRPKPHVYACNHLANSASLLLPVSNLTNLLAMSAAGLSFLSFAGLMALPWLAVIGVEYLILRRFFADDLGTPPHRPDVEAVRAPRYALTVLGLTLAGFAAASPIGVHPAWVALAGALALAVRLRIGVPTLVRKANPGFCVFVFALGIVVLGVSRGGFGTLVDRVAPQHADLLGLLAMAGLAAVLANVLNNLPATLMLLPFAAHSPGLVLAVLLGANIGPNLTYVGSLATLLWRQILHKSGHPPVTGEFLRLGALTVPACLVVGVASLWVSLRVSGL
- a CDS encoding glutaredoxin domain-containing protein; the encoded protein is MLRRWTLAGAFLLAGAAAAIVSRSLPTFVIFVALAALASPLVFPRSTPAPADAPAIIYWRPGCPFCMRLRATLGRTGRKAHWIDIWSDPDAAAAVRAVANGNETVPTVILAGVPHVNPDPLWLRRELAAA
- a CDS encoding DUF2809 domain-containing protein, with amino-acid sequence MVRARAAALGFVVLILAVALGIRAVSDGWVEQRSGTVLYASMIYAGAFVIWPRLKPVAAGAVAVGFCWAVEFFQLTGVPAALSERSLAARLVLGMQFDWADIAWYPVGVVPLVLLHLWVRRRRARGGARADPGSRAALPRG
- a CDS encoding DinB family protein encodes the protein MPGQVGAIANERDGLLAYLTQMRYVLRLTAYGLSPEQLRAAPTASELTVGGLIKHCSSTEEGWIDTVRREPREVDYNAYAKNFVLEDGETIDDVFADYDRVAARTEKTIAEIADLGQDVPVDHSMPWNPKDLDNWSVRWVLLHLIQETARHAGHADIIREAVDGGTAYPLMAAAEGWPESPWMKPWKPAV
- a CDS encoding prephenate dehydrogenase/arogenate dehydrogenase family protein, which encodes MKVAVIGLGLIGGSLLRALAAHGHTVTGYDLEAETREAARALAKAADAPRVADPETRTIAVKGAWHVADSVAEAAAGAEVVVLAVPLPALPDVLAELEGHPGLITDVTSVKGPVRDLLKGHRFVGGHPMAGKESSSFRASDPSLFDGCAWVLCLEPGTTDVADWLSLAALFLPLGVRIVPVTAAEHDRAVAQISHVPHLLAAALAALLEGNPLAATLGAGSFRDGTRVAGTRPELIAAMCGGNADAVREVLAGVIGDLERYDKDLHGAEAITTLTERLRPATELRQAWPPVPGSPVELPVDAGALLALGRAGGWVTAVDGDSISGITAGN
- the mtnA gene encoding S-methyl-5-thioribose-1-phosphate isomerase; translated protein: MRTIDWADGAIEIIDQTALPGELRILKLTEVADLVAAIRSLAVRGAPALGVAGAFGVALAARQFTGDERGLADAVHAVEHARPTAVNLARGARRVAALIPAGPEAVLAEACAVRDEEIAASAAMAILGADLMVELCGERPRLLTHCNTGGLAAVTGGTALGVVTELHRRGALAGVIASETRPLLQGARLTAWELGEAGIDFRVAVDSAGPFLLARGEADAVILGADRICANGDVINKIGSYAHALGARRAGLPFVVVAPESTVDLETPDGDAVEIEDRGAAEITGYSHAVNPAFDVTPHDLVTAIVTDQRVIRLDRGEKL
- a CDS encoding tRNA adenosine deaminase-associated protein; protein product: MSTFAAAVARGKNGWTASELELTGAADLDEVVDRLRDAEPDADLSLLFVEADDQYLVILRLDEGEDLRVFGSDSAFADESRFGALLLADIETPALEIDDLAAPRPAADDDEDDRPAADPDADPIGDVEILTDLGVSSHRLLTLCGLEGMLPADVTAEICQKLGCGDELEELREI